The window GCAATCGTCATTCGGAATCGATCCGGATGTTTTAATAGTGTATTGAGCGCGTGAAAGGCTCCAAAACTGGCTCCCGTTGTGCCGATTCCGATGCCGGATGTCTTGCAGTGATCTTCGATGAAAGGTCCAACTTCCTGATAGATGTAGGCATCGTATAAAGCCTGTCTTCGAGCTCTTTCAGCCGGATGTACTTTGTCGTTCATCCAGCTATGTCGATTGATGCTATCAACAGAATAAAGCTTTACTTTCCCTGCATCCAGATGGTGCGCGACCGAATCAATGAGGTGGAAGCGTTCGTATTCTTCGCAGTCCGCCGCCGCAGTTGGGAACATTAAAATGGGTTGCCCGTACCAGCCATAGCAAACCAGAGGCATGGTCAGGCCTAAAATGGGACTGTGCCAGGAAAAGTATTCTTTTTTCATGACGTAATACTTATCATAAAACGGCGTCGGTTTGTAGAGGTTGCGAGACTGTCCGAAAAGTCTGGATTTGACGGGTTCTAGCGGAGCGCGGGCATCCTTGTCCGCAAAGCAATCGTCGAACTCCCGAGCTTTTGCGGACTGGAAGTCCGCGCTCCCTCTGAATTTTCGGACAGTCTCTAGCTACTCGGTTCCTTTGATGCTCTTGATGAAGTCTTCTACCGGGATAGCCGGAAGCGTTTCTGCGCGAAAACTACCCTTTGTTGCGATGAGAGCCCCGATCTTGGCGGCGATTTTTTCATCGGGAGCATCCATAATCGTCACCACATCATACTCGCCAAGAATGACATACGCTTGCAGGATGGTTGCGCCATTGGCTTCAATGATTTTGTTTGCTTCATCAAGCATTTGATCCATATTTTGCAGGTTCTGATTCGCCTTTTCGGTGAGTCGCGCCAAGCGGATGAAGAGTGGCATAGGAAAACAGTTTATCACAGTGACGACTGTGCTAAAATCAGTTTTACCGCGGAGAACGCAGAGATCGCGGAGATAAAACAGGATCTTTCTTACTCTGCGTACTCAGCGCACTCTGCGGTGAGATGAGGGGAAATGGAATGTAGCTGCGGTCATCAAAATCCGGATGACGTCGCATATTGTGAGGTATGCGGGAGCAAAGTTTTTAAGTCCACCAATCCTACCCTGACTTGTGTCCACTGCCAGAAGCAATTTGACCTGGGCGATAGCGTTTGGTGTATGTGTGAGACAGAAACACCATCCTATGTTTGTCCTCATTGTCAGCGATGCGCCTGCCCGGCTTAAGAAGTGTAGCGCGGACGTCTCGTCTGCGTAATGTTCGCAGGCGGGACGCCCGCGCTACTTCCTGTAGCGACTTTAGTCACTATGTCTTATCTTTTTAGCGAATCAATTCGCTGCTACAAATACGGGAGGACTCATGAATAAACTAATATGCATACTGCTTCTGGATATCTGCGCATTTGCATACGCGCAGTCGGCTGTTCCGGCGGGAGCTAAAGAGGTTGCGGAGCGTTTTCAAATTGAGCGGATGCGGGCCGATTTAAAATTTCTTGCAAGCGATTTGCTCGAGGGTCGCGGAACAGGCGCTCGCGGTGGCCGCATCGGAGAAGAGTATATCGTTTCACAATTTGAAATGGCCGGACTGAAACCGTTGGGCGACAACGGAACATATTTGCAAAAAGTCCCGCTCATTGGATTGACAACGCAACCGGAAACCTCGCTGACCATCGTTCCACAAAAGGGAAAACCGTTCGGGCTTCGCTATTTGGATGAGTTTGTCGCCAATGCGCTCACATTGAAAAAAGAAGAAACGATCAAAGCTCCCCTTGTTTTCGTGGGCTATGGCGTAACGGCTCCGGAATTTCAGTGGAATGATTTCCAAGGCATTAATGTGAAGGGAAAAGTGTTGCTCTGTTTGGTGAATGATCCGCCTTCAGAAGATCCGAGAGTTTTTGGAGGAAGGGCAATGACCTACTACGGGCGGTGGACATACAAGTTTGAAGAAGCTGCACGTCAGGGAGCAACGGGTATTCTTCTGGTTCACAATGAGCAAATGGCAGCGTATGGTTGGGGCGTTGTCAGAAATTCTAATTCCGGAGAACAAGCATATCTCGAGAATCCGCCCGGTGAGTATGTCCTGCCCATGGCCGGCTGGGTGACAGAAGAGACGGCGGGCAGAATTGCCATCGCAGCAGGAACGGATCTGAGGACTCTATTTGAGAAAGCAAAGACGCGCGGTTTTCGCGCGATGGAACTTCC of the bacterium genome contains:
- a CDS encoding GYD domain-containing protein, with amino-acid sequence MPLFIRLARLTEKANQNLQNMDQMLDEANKIIEANGATILQAYVILGEYDVVTIMDAPDEKIAAKIGALIATKGSFRAETLPAIPVEDFIKSIKGTE
- a CDS encoding prolyl oligopeptidase family serine peptidase; the encoded protein is MKKEYFSWHSPILGLTMPLVCYGWYGQPILMFPTAAADCEEYERFHLIDSVAHHLDAGKVKLYSVDSINRHSWMNDKVHPAERARRQALYDAYIYQEVGPFIEDHCKTSGIGIGTTGASFGAFHALNTLLKHPDRFRMTIAMSGSYDVRSFADGYYDENVYFNNPVDYMPNMEDHNLLEQIRRCDIHIVTGQGSWEKPESSKRMSGTLAAKSIPHELDLWGYDWPHDWPTWRVMLDVYFRKLFY
- a CDS encoding M28 family peptidase, which translates into the protein MNKLICILLLDICAFAYAQSAVPAGAKEVAERFQIERMRADLKFLASDLLEGRGTGARGGRIGEEYIVSQFEMAGLKPLGDNGTYLQKVPLIGLTTQPETSLTIVPQKGKPFGLRYLDEFVANALTLKKEETIKAPLVFVGYGVTAPEFQWNDFQGINVKGKVLLCLVNDPPSEDPRVFGGRAMTYYGRWTYKFEEAARQGATGILLVHNEQMAAYGWGVVRNSNSGEQAYLENPPGEYVLPMAGWVTEETAGRIAIAAGTDLRTLFEKAKTRGFRAMELPLTMEGKLIAQVRPLEAHNVIAMLEGSDPERKEEAIVYTAHHDHLGIGNPIQGDNIYNGAEDNASGTALLLEMARAFTESPTRPARSVVFLAVTAEERGLRGSEYYGKVPKIFANKTMLDLNYDGLALWGETSDVTLTGAERTSVWPIVKDVAKELGYRIEPEAHPEAGYYYRSDHFSLARVGIPSFSIDPGNDYVGKPKSFGDQKYKEYIEKHYHQPSDEYNPQWDFSGAKKLAALGVAIGWRVAELPESTGWVAGDEFEKLRK